A genome region from Pseudomonadota bacterium includes the following:
- the gspN gene encoding type II secretion system protein GspN — translation MAFDIGRIKLKIKDIYRNKISGLSIKKNLFYAGAGVWFFVLLIVLLNLFFPYQKLFGIAFQNLFVGSKMLVSIEDAKMKPGGGIVSKVVFGHEAMQGKPLFEVEKLRINWNLFLLLKGILNITSDASVYSGTMKANIENIPIMANSLPLLKMSLANVNLAAYPENRLPWFRSISGTLNGWIKEELSFYAPEKKKGNFSINVKNGEIKEISVRDFPRLTIPYDEIVIEGEINGERINLNKIAINSPGNSIKGIGTINMNDYEKKVDLKLYYEALNKNAPLAGKGTITITGKQWPPEVIITPEVPVKTSERAP, via the coding sequence ATGGCATTTGACATTGGACGTATAAAATTAAAAATTAAAGATATTTACAGGAATAAAATATCAGGCCTGAGCATCAAGAAAAATCTTTTTTATGCCGGGGCCGGGGTCTGGTTTTTTGTTTTGCTCATAGTACTTTTGAATTTATTTTTCCCATACCAGAAACTTTTCGGAATTGCCTTTCAGAATTTGTTTGTCGGAAGCAAAATGCTGGTTTCTATTGAGGATGCTAAAATGAAACCAGGCGGTGGAATAGTGTCAAAAGTAGTTTTTGGTCATGAGGCGATGCAGGGAAAACCGCTTTTTGAAGTTGAGAAATTAAGAATCAACTGGAATTTGTTTTTACTTCTAAAAGGTATCCTCAACATAACTTCTGATGCATCGGTATATTCAGGGACAATGAAAGCAAACATTGAAAATATTCCGATTATGGCAAATTCTCTGCCTCTTTTAAAAATGAGCCTTGCCAATGTAAACCTTGCCGCATATCCGGAAAACAGATTGCCCTGGTTCAGGAGTATCAGCGGCACATTAAACGGGTGGATCAAAGAAGAATTGTCTTTCTATGCACCGGAAAAGAAGAAAGGCAATTTTTCTATTAATGTGAAAAACGGGGAGATCAAGGAAATATCGGTAAGAGATTTTCCCCGGCTCACTATTCCGTATGATGAGATCGTCATTGAGGGTGAAATTAATGGGGAGAGAATCAATCTGAACAAGATTGCCATAAATAGTCCGGGCAACAGCATAAAAGGCATCGGTACAATTAATATGAACGACTATGAAAAGAAGGTTGATTTAAAATTGTATTATGAGGCACTGAACAAAAATGCCCCCCTTGCAGGTAAAGGTACGATTACCATTACAGGCAAACAGTGGCCTCCCGAGGTAATCATTACCCCTGAAGTTCCGGTAAAAACATCAGAAAGGGCGCCTTAA
- the gspK gene encoding type II secretion system minor pseudopilin GspK produces MLKNSKAPMEFNPFLPLFRGKGRGGNSDERGFVLIVVMLVIALLFPIVLTFNARTQARLLQAANFRDNTQALWLARSGVEAAMGILKADNPAYDAKTDNWSMAFPAIEVGDGKLEVDIIDEDRKININQLVDSKGVNVNSYVENSLRKLIARLGGKQEIVDALIDFIDADSEPFGTWGAEYEYYKPMGYSPKNGPLDSLDELYLIRGFDKDLLVDKKLKDYITIAPTDGKLNVNTAKKEVLYDIHDQLREGLVEEIVRYRDGKEFKNIVDLKNVIGVTDNLYANILPYTKVNSSVFTVHSKYTIYKVTKNVDALLKREGKTVIIISWREN; encoded by the coding sequence ATGTTGAAGAACAGCAAAGCTCCGATGGAATTCAACCCATTCCTGCCACTGTTTCGCGGAAAGGGGAGGGGAGGGAATTCAGATGAAAGAGGTTTTGTTCTCATTGTGGTTATGCTTGTTATTGCGCTGCTTTTCCCCATTGTTCTCACATTTAATGCAAGAACTCAGGCTAGGCTTCTTCAGGCTGCCAATTTCAGGGACAATACCCAGGCTTTGTGGCTCGCACGTTCAGGAGTTGAAGCGGCAATGGGGATTCTCAAAGCGGATAACCCTGCTTACGATGCAAAAACGGATAATTGGTCCATGGCTTTTCCTGCTATTGAAGTTGGCGATGGAAAACTCGAAGTCGATATTATTGATGAAGACAGAAAAATTAATATCAACCAGCTTGTTGATTCAAAAGGCGTAAACGTGAATTCCTATGTGGAAAACAGCTTGAGAAAACTTATTGCGCGCCTTGGAGGAAAACAGGAGATCGTTGATGCGCTGATAGATTTTATAGATGCAGATAGCGAGCCCTTCGGCACATGGGGCGCTGAATATGAGTATTATAAACCCATGGGTTACTCTCCCAAAAACGGTCCCCTTGATTCGCTTGATGAACTTTATCTTATAAGGGGATTTGATAAAGATTTGCTTGTGGATAAAAAACTGAAGGATTATATTACCATTGCCCCGACAGATGGAAAATTAAATGTTAATACCGCCAAAAAAGAAGTATTATATGACATTCATGATCAACTGAGAGAAGGACTTGTCGAAGAGATTGTTCGATACAGGGATGGAAAGGAATTTAAAAACATTGTGGATCTGAAAAACGTAATCGGCGTAACCGATAATCTCTACGCAAATATTTTGCCTTACACAAAGGTCAATTCATCGGTATTTACAGTTCACAGCAAATACACCATTTATAAAGTAACAAAAAATGTTGATGCCCTTTTAAAAAGAGAGGGAAAAACAGTGATTATTATTTCCTGGAGAGAAAATTGA
- a CDS encoding PDZ domain-containing protein, which yields MLKKYFLFYPYIVSSAAAVLTAVVLLIIINASVMKIPLQSAGKNIYGRAVSLQNPSAEVKADYDAIIKRNLFRAKLQAEMPVTKTEKQIEEERLTEIMQTMTLKGVWLGGKKTDLYAVIDRGEQKGVWTYGLGEVIENGLAVSDIQRNSVLIKKSDFGARIKLFAAGFERVNFRTGSSNVVLETRNYKTAGKEKEGQPPSRQQVDYSRDIRQEGNNVTLSKALADRIRADNNIVMSNVAVKVSVDNSGQSNGFQIVSIDRGSIAEKMGIVPNDIIQEVNGRKLITSDDVRNAGQAFRLAAKLKVKVLRENQIRTLYYEAK from the coding sequence GTGTTAAAGAAATATTTCCTGTTTTACCCTTATATAGTGTCAAGCGCTGCCGCTGTATTAACAGCAGTAGTTTTATTGATAATTATTAATGCCTCTGTTATGAAAATTCCATTACAGAGTGCCGGTAAAAATATATACGGGAGAGCTGTTTCACTTCAGAATCCCTCTGCAGAAGTTAAAGCTGATTATGATGCAATAATCAAGAGGAACCTCTTCAGGGCAAAACTCCAGGCTGAAATGCCTGTAACGAAAACAGAAAAACAGATTGAGGAAGAGAGACTTACTGAAATAATGCAAACTATGACTTTAAAGGGTGTGTGGCTCGGAGGAAAAAAGACAGACCTCTATGCTGTCATTGACAGGGGTGAGCAAAAGGGAGTATGGACATACGGATTGGGAGAAGTCATAGAAAATGGACTGGCAGTATCCGATATACAACGGAATTCAGTTCTGATAAAAAAGAGTGATTTTGGCGCCAGGATTAAATTATTTGCAGCAGGATTCGAGAGGGTGAATTTCCGTACAGGGAGTTCGAATGTTGTATTGGAAACAAGAAACTATAAAACAGCCGGAAAGGAGAAAGAAGGACAACCGCCTTCCAGGCAGCAGGTGGATTATTCAAGAGATATAAGACAAGAAGGTAATAATGTCACTCTATCAAAAGCTCTGGCGGACAGAATAAGAGCGGACAACAATATTGTTATGTCAAATGTTGCGGTAAAAGTATCAGTTGATAATAGTGGACAGTCAAACGGATTCCAAATCGTATCAATTGACCGTGGGAGTATAGCTGAAAAGATGGGAATTGTTCCAAACGACATTATTCAAGAGGTAAATGGACGAAAACTGATTACATCGGATGATGTGAGAAATGCCGGACAGGCATTCAGGCTCGCAGCAAAATTGAAAGTCAAAGTCTTACGAGAAAATCAAATAAGAACACTCTATTATGAGGCAAAATAA
- a CDS encoding prepilin-type N-terminal cleavage/methylation domain-containing protein: MTLKKNIGFTLLEVILSITLSSLLLLTVYFTYFGINRSVDAASEGREVLEAGPVLLELIKQDLRGVAPPPKSQFISKIQDREEEKPSHRIDFITTSAMGDTAFGLSVVGYFTYNIPDKKEKIFVRRESKDIKNELVEGGINYELSNIITSFKLAFYDGENWVDEWDSRTLGKMPKQVRIMITLKDEKGFSKEFISDETIPSALY; the protein is encoded by the coding sequence ATGACACTAAAAAAAAATATTGGTTTTACCCTTCTTGAAGTAATTCTTTCAATAACGCTTTCTTCGCTTCTACTATTAACGGTGTATTTTACCTATTTTGGTATCAATCGGTCTGTTGATGCGGCGTCTGAAGGACGGGAAGTGCTTGAGGCAGGCCCTGTTCTTCTGGAGTTAATTAAACAGGATCTACGCGGGGTTGCACCTCCCCCGAAATCCCAATTTATAAGTAAAATTCAAGACAGGGAAGAGGAAAAACCCTCACACAGGATAGACTTTATTACAACATCGGCAATGGGAGACACTGCCTTTGGGCTAAGCGTTGTGGGATATTTCACGTACAACATACCTGATAAAAAGGAAAAAATATTTGTAAGGAGAGAATCGAAGGATATAAAAAATGAATTGGTAGAGGGAGGTATAAATTATGAGCTTTCAAATATAATAACCTCCTTTAAATTGGCTTTCTATGACGGTGAAAACTGGGTTGACGAGTGGGATAGCCGTACTCTGGGAAAAATGCCGAAACAGGTGAGAATCATGATCACGCTAAAAGATGAAAAAGGTTTCTCAAAAGAGTTTATTTCAGATGAGACAATTCCAAGTGCATTATATTAA